The nucleotide sequence TCATTCTCTTTCTCTACATTGAGTGCCAGAAGTTCCTGCCTTTCCTTAAAAAAACTAGATGATGAGGAGTCCATTATCTGAACTCAATATTTGGTTCTCTTTGCATATGAAATGCTGTAAATACCTTTTTTTTTTCATAATGTTCATTAACAAGCTTGTGTCATGTAGGAGGTGAAAGTTGGAGACCAGCTGCAGGAGTCCGGTGAAAATGTATTTGTCGGCGGCAAGAACCGTTGGAAGTACACAGACCTGCTAATCCTTTTAAATCCTGTCAGTTTTCTTTATCATGATAAGTGGTTCACGATCTAATAATCCAAGACATGCGTAGGTATTCAACGTTTGTAAATTGGGAACTATGGTGGCCACAGTTTCCTATCTTGGTTTACTTCAAGGAGACCCAAACAAAGCCCGAAGGACAAGTCCACTTCTTCCCTGTGATATTCGTAAGCTCATCAGTTTTTACCCAGTCAACCAAGTTTATTTTCCGATACCACGGTATTCAACCAATGCTATGACACAGAATGGCCGACAACTATACGATGTAATGGTGGAGCGTGCTGGACCCTCGAAGACGAGCGGCCCTAAATAGTGCCTCTGAGCTTCCCTCATGACAATGACACGAGCTCCATGTCTTCTATGGGACTCTCCATGACGCACAGCAGCACAGGCTCATGGCTTGGATCCTTGGACAATATTCCTTCCTGATGTGTAGCGTGCGCTTCCCTTCAAGAAGAAGGTTGTATATGTAGCGCTTATATTTGCATCTTCAGTAGGTATATACTAGAAACTGATGCCATACAACTTTTTTCCTCAACAACTATGATAAAGCAAGCTTGTGCGAGGAACTTTCCAAATCCAGTGAATTGGGGTGACGGAATTGAGGGGTCGGTTTGGATGCTGGCAATGAATTGGGTTAAAGGAATTGAGTTTACAAATCCAGTGACATGCTGAAATAGTATTGGCATGTGATGTGATTCGGTTTCCAGGCGTCTGATGTCTTAAATTGGTCAAAAGTTCCCGTGTTCCAAACAGGCCTCAGTCTGCAGGCTTTGCCTGTCCCTTAGGCACCCTGTCCTTGCTCCGCGCGCGTCGGCAACTCCCGCCCAAAGAAAGTAGCACCTGTGAAAGGGATCTGATTTTGCCAGTTCAAAATTTTAAAACGTTAAATAGAAGAAGCAGAAATAATCAAAacatttgatattataaatagaAACAACCATAAACAATCGCACTCTATTTACTTTGTTTTTTTAAAACCATATACACCCATAGGATCCCACAAACGATTTGGTAGAGTGCACCAAACGCAAAAGACGCACGGACGCAAAGGTAAGGTATGACTTGTGAGTCGCACAAACACGTTCCTCGCATGGCCCCCACGAGATAAGTTGAGACCCTTCTCGCACGCAGGGACCAAACGTGCACTGCTCAACAGTCACCGtgctgttcgctggttggtttctgggctggtttgggctgggtggtgctgatttattgtgagagaaaaacactgttagctggctgatttggactggctgaaaccaacaagcgaacaggctgaacatCATCAACACGTTACAACAGTCCAACAGGGGGTAGACCGTGCCGTGCGAAAAAGACATACCACCAGAAATGGAAAAAAGAAGGAACACTGAGTAACCAGGTCCTATTCGATTTACTCTATATTCAatttgtttgactttttttttaaagCGAAATAGTGTTTTTATCCGGCGACGATTTAGAGAGCAGCCAACGAGGCCGTGATCCTCTCTCCGAGCACTCGGACGCGCCACGTACAGAGCCCCCTGTAGCCTGTCTAGTCATGGGAGCACTGATGGGTGGGCCACAGTGATTCTATATTCGCAAATTTCGTATTGCAAAGGGTGTCGCACTCGCACACTGTCGCGTGTCTGCAACGGGAAAAACGAAGCATTTTCTGCACATGTTTCTTCCGGTCCGGTCTACCTACTTTCGCGCCGACCCACACACCCACCGACGACGGTGTGTGCAGCGCGGTGGAATCGGTTGCCGGAGCGGGACGGGTGGCCGGGTGCGCCGTGCACAACGATTCGCGGCCAGGCGTCGCGCGCACGCTGGGAACGAGACCTCTTGCTCCTCGGATTTCGTTCTGGTCACTTTGCACTAACACCTCGTCAACTTCGGAGTATTCTAGATTTCTAGCTAGTATTTATACACACTGGTATCTCGTGAAACAGTAATCAAAAGTCTATTTTTTTTCTTCGAAAGATCCATTACCGGACATTGATAAGAATAGGACAATTTTACGTACAAGGACAGACAAACATGACGTCAAACACCATAAAAGGTTAGCCCACCCACGCAAACACAACAGAGTACACATGGATGATCCAACTAAGATTTGAGACCGACAGCCCAAGGAAGGAGGCCATGGcaggtcatcgttgccgagctcaAGCGCGTCGCAAAGAGTAGCTCTGACTTCCAACCTTGATCTCACGCCCCGCCCGCGGCGAATGCCGTGCATCCAAGCAAACCCAGCCATCGAAAAAGGGGTCATCGTAGACCGGACGCCGAGAAGCGGATGACATCCGCCACAGGAGACATCACGACCGAGTCGAATTCCATAGTGATGCCTTCAGGAAGGATACGACGTCGAATGCACCGCCATCGCTCGTCTACGAATGGACCAGGATTTCACCCGTGGAAGACAGTTGCTGGGGACACGACGCCCTCAACAGGGAAGCGGCGCCCACAGGCATCGCCATCGCTAGGCTTTCACCCAAGGTACCCCCAACACAGACGTCGGCCAAGATGTCGGACCCCAGCCTGTCGCCACCGTCGTCGCTGCCGACCATCCCACAGCAACCTCGCCAGAGGGGCATTGACGCGCCGGCTGCTCGAGAAGCCGCATAGCTACGTCGGCAACCCCCATCAACCAGACAACATGCCGAAGATCGGCCACACTCTGCCACGCACGTCCCCTTATCCCACAGCGAAGCCATCGCCGGCTGAAGCACCCACCATCAACACGCTGACCTCCACCAGCCACCGTCACACCCTGCCTCACGGGTGCCTCCCCCTGCCCTAGGGACGCCGGATCTAGCCTACAGGGCACCAGACCCGGATTTCCCTCGCCATTGCTGAAAGGAGGATGCGAGGGAGCAAGAAGAAGCCCCCGTCGCCGCCCGGCGCCTGCATAGGCACTGGCCGGCACCGCTGTAGCTACAGCGGGTGGCCCCGCTGAGCCCCACGCAGCTCATGCGAGGGCTCGCCTCACTGGCCCGCTGCTGCGCACATCGCCAccacgaggaggaagaagaagcccgcttgaaagctctagtttagttttggtgaattgatgaaaccctaggtgctaacccattgctctaagtgatcatgagatagggtagcacattccaagtggtggagcaaatggtgaagataatgatgatggtggaggccatggtgatgatcaagtgctcggacatggaaaagaagaaagagaaaaataaaatggacttaaggcaaaggtgatatctgaAAGCATCTAtgtccctagttgggtttcgatgattaatgacgacacaagattactatgactaacatgtgttttgtagaggcaatttgagttagatcatggtaatggaaattgattgggcaatcatagttgtcatgcccctatcgatggaaatcgtttcggttttcaaaggatagatgataaggttaaggacggactagttataagtgtcgtttggtattggagagacacttagagtagtttaggatctTGTTTtccctttgaccgtactattaaggggggtatagactagtagcttgatctaggtaagtctagtgggttaggtgtggtgcacacttgtcaaacctaacccaggaatagccctaagatcaattgaagTAAACTTCGTTCATATAGgatttgagttggaagtgaatggagggttaaatcattgatcggacactggtctggttgtgaccgaacgctagagggTGAGTCCggccagttcatttgatcaactgaagtCATCTAGTACTaatcggacgctgagtgaaagtgGGCCAAACACCTGGTACCCtgcgtccgatcaactccagagaggttccaaagagactgtttcgtgatcgga is from Miscanthus floridulus cultivar M001 chromosome 7, ASM1932011v1, whole genome shotgun sequence and encodes:
- the LOC136463251 gene encoding uncharacterized protein, which translates into the protein MSRVHDREQQRRMAIVSVLGRKKSTTKETVVPDPDYRLPIAILGIASAFAYADNLLAAAPVGLLGLLLLFQTTRVRFVFDNEALEVKVGDQLQESGENVFVGGKNRWKYSTFVNWELWWPQFPILVYFKETQTKPEGQVHFFPVIFNGRQLYDVMVERAGPSKTSGPK